One Paraglaciecola mesophila genomic region harbors:
- a CDS encoding ester cyclase, with amino-acid sequence MKGSRPEQGILTKDNDLSKTQETIDTIDSMVDGLNDHDIDNMGRFFSESFRWMGNAGCGFKQGLKEFQDNWQRPFQAAFSDKVCIDEARVTQGEWCAAFGRQEAVHSGTFMGIAPTGKRVEIRYMDFWKVVDGKIVDNWVNVDFPYIMQQLGVDPFNGHGWENRDSGKMPVQNGE; translated from the coding sequence ATGAAAGGTTCTCGTCCAGAACAAGGTATTTTAACAAAAGACAATGACTTATCAAAAACGCAAGAAACCATAGATACCATTGATTCAATGGTGGATGGGTTAAATGATCATGATATTGACAATATGGGCCGCTTTTTTAGTGAAAGTTTTCGCTGGATGGGTAATGCGGGGTGTGGATTTAAGCAAGGATTAAAAGAATTTCAAGACAATTGGCAACGTCCTTTTCAAGCCGCATTTTCTGACAAAGTGTGTATTGATGAAGCCCGAGTAACCCAAGGAGAATGGTGTGCCGCCTTTGGCCGCCAAGAAGCCGTGCATTCTGGCACATTCATGGGGATTGCGCCTACCGGAAAGCGGGTCGAGATCCGCTACATGGATTTTTGGAAAGTAGTTGACGGTAAAATAGTCGATAACTGGGTAAACGTTGATTTTCCTTATATTATGCAGCAGCTAGGTGTTGACCCATTCAATGGCCATGGTTGGGAAAATCGTGACTCTGGGAAAATGCCGGTGCAAAACGGCGAATAA
- a CDS encoding glycoside hydrolase family 15 protein: MQNLELNTKLDVYYQQVKSVILDKQHPVSGLLPASTAITIHGNYQDAWVRDNVYSILAVWGLALAYRNVDNDNGRGYELQQRTVKLMRALLRSMMAQSNKVEAFKKSRHPIDSLHAKYDTATGDSVVGDAEWGHLQIDATSVFLLTLTQMIASGLDVIWSDEEVCFIQNLVYYIERAYRTPDFGIWERGAKSNSGSVELNASSLGMAKAALEALSGFNLYGAKGSLSSVIHVIPDNIAQSNITLRAMLPRESNTKEIDAALLSVIGFPAFAVQDKTLSDKVRNDIVNKLEGRFGLKRFLRDGHQTVLEDEGRLHYEDKELKQFENIESEWPLFYAYLYLDAIFTDNKPKIAHYRARLDKVLVEQNGFKLLPELYYVPQESIDAERAEPQSQNRLPNENVPLVWAQSLFLLGSMLEDGLLRPGDLDPLGRRHVKPKKQPVVQLIFLSEDEMLQQELAIHGVATETLNDIAPVKVYRPEDIAAVHGQVGRCDSLGLTGRIPRMLKSLTTSRFYMFNKQRAVCLTPSFMQHEYFLSYDIDFLVRRFTSELSYLHRNWTEVGRPTMTVLLTHNLLGGDRSSFFELMAQIATGEVDGIPVKHGTMAQLAPTSTVERVEQLNDLILPKEPLSDLFSHSCALSLAGHHVALSSDQEREIDVLSDVDTLHARLEQSDNLYQQIALLNALSKLQSLDTEITYQARQHTIRSLIEEVYLQAGRLRLWSVLRHASGLLEKVDGDLGLSVSALLVAQKFIQVGRAYSDDSLISKPLQDDELLAKIKQYCREDVRDQVLTQEVLLSLGMLVKSRPKLFSELLTVRVSYLIVLLTSQISREHNKTPDEAYEHIMNLAPSQIQDQIEAVLEEYQNLTDLPIKLEELHAECHSGKLDWDQDLGLEELSEPSEGWYVWRQHQGVIDRRPAGFIPQVWSIFKHTTGLVIGNKMDKRNRVASDMVLSDMTQGEAAFALLIEQMLNNIQAPEYRQLTVETLSALGSFFEQNPSLQIEEALTIDVTIGHAVHLAYSDLHPERMDNYTEFKGQAWDSFYHRSPMETTFFIVSALRKLLTVRLAKDNINPELLTESHAPESSPEQVIK, translated from the coding sequence ATGCAAAATTTAGAACTAAACACCAAACTAGACGTTTACTATCAGCAAGTTAAATCGGTCATACTTGATAAACAACACCCTGTCAGCGGCCTACTGCCCGCCAGTACCGCCATTACCATTCATGGGAATTATCAAGATGCGTGGGTAAGAGATAACGTATACAGTATTTTAGCCGTGTGGGGCTTAGCCCTAGCCTATCGCAACGTCGATAACGACAACGGCCGTGGGTATGAATTGCAGCAACGTACCGTAAAATTGATGCGCGCCCTGCTTCGCTCCATGATGGCGCAATCAAACAAAGTTGAAGCCTTTAAAAAATCGCGTCACCCTATTGATTCTTTGCATGCCAAATATGATACCGCCACGGGTGACAGTGTGGTTGGCGATGCCGAATGGGGCCACTTACAAATTGATGCAACATCGGTTTTTTTATTGACGCTAACCCAAATGATAGCCTCTGGCTTAGATGTAATTTGGTCAGACGAAGAAGTCTGTTTTATTCAGAATTTGGTTTACTACATTGAGCGCGCTTATCGCACGCCAGATTTCGGCATTTGGGAGCGTGGTGCAAAAAGTAACAGTGGCAGTGTGGAATTAAACGCCAGCTCGTTGGGCATGGCGAAAGCGGCTCTTGAAGCCCTCTCTGGATTTAATTTATACGGTGCAAAAGGTTCACTTAGCTCGGTGATTCACGTTATCCCCGACAACATCGCGCAATCCAACATAACCTTACGTGCCATGCTGCCTAGAGAGTCGAACACTAAAGAAATCGACGCCGCATTGCTTAGCGTAATTGGCTTTCCCGCATTTGCCGTGCAAGACAAAACATTATCAGACAAGGTCAGAAATGACATTGTAAATAAGCTAGAAGGACGTTTCGGCTTAAAACGCTTTTTACGTGACGGCCATCAAACCGTGCTTGAAGATGAAGGCCGACTGCACTACGAAGACAAAGAATTAAAACAGTTTGAGAACATAGAATCAGAGTGGCCGCTATTTTATGCCTACTTATACTTAGACGCCATTTTCACAGACAACAAGCCTAAGATTGCCCATTATCGAGCACGACTAGATAAGGTATTGGTTGAGCAAAATGGCTTTAAACTGTTACCCGAACTGTACTATGTGCCTCAAGAGTCTATTGATGCAGAACGCGCAGAGCCGCAATCACAAAATCGCCTACCAAATGAAAATGTGCCTTTGGTCTGGGCACAAAGTCTATTTCTGCTGGGCTCTATGTTAGAAGATGGCTTACTGCGCCCCGGTGATTTAGACCCCTTAGGACGCCGTCACGTTAAACCGAAGAAACAACCGGTAGTGCAATTGATTTTCTTATCTGAAGATGAAATGTTGCAACAAGAACTTGCAATACATGGAGTGGCAACAGAAACCTTAAACGATATTGCGCCAGTAAAAGTCTACCGCCCAGAAGATATAGCAGCGGTGCATGGTCAAGTAGGCCGTTGTGATAGTTTAGGTCTAACAGGGCGCATACCCCGTATGCTGAAAAGCCTGACTACCAGCCGCTTCTACATGTTTAACAAGCAACGTGCGGTATGTTTAACTCCCTCATTTATGCAGCATGAATACTTTTTAAGTTACGACATCGACTTTCTCGTGCGCCGCTTTACCAGTGAATTAAGTTACTTACACCGCAATTGGACCGAAGTGGGACGCCCAACGATGACTGTATTACTCACCCATAATTTATTGGGTGGTGACCGCAGCTCGTTTTTCGAACTAATGGCGCAAATTGCCACAGGTGAAGTCGATGGTATACCGGTTAAACACGGCACGATGGCGCAATTAGCGCCCACTTCTACCGTGGAGCGAGTCGAGCAACTGAATGATTTAATTTTACCCAAAGAGCCCCTAAGCGATTTATTTTCGCATTCTTGTGCCTTGTCACTTGCGGGCCATCATGTGGCCCTGTCATCCGATCAAGAGCGAGAAATAGATGTGCTAAGTGACGTTGACACGTTACATGCCCGCTTAGAGCAGTCTGACAACTTGTACCAGCAAATCGCTTTGTTAAATGCCCTAAGTAAGTTGCAAAGCTTAGATACAGAAATAACCTATCAGGCACGGCAACACACGATTAGGTCATTGATTGAAGAGGTTTACCTGCAAGCAGGACGATTACGCTTATGGTCAGTGCTTCGTCACGCGTCAGGGTTACTTGAAAAAGTCGATGGCGACCTAGGATTGTCGGTCAGTGCGTTATTGGTTGCACAAAAGTTCATTCAAGTTGGCCGCGCTTACAGCGATGACTCACTGATCTCCAAACCTCTGCAGGATGATGAATTACTGGCGAAAATCAAACAATACTGCCGAGAAGATGTACGTGATCAGGTACTGACACAAGAGGTATTACTCAGCTTAGGAATGCTCGTTAAATCACGGCCTAAGCTGTTTAGTGAGTTACTAACCGTAAGAGTAAGTTACCTAATTGTGCTGCTTACCAGCCAAATATCCCGCGAGCACAACAAAACCCCTGATGAAGCGTACGAGCACATCATGAACTTAGCGCCCTCACAGATTCAAGATCAAATTGAAGCGGTGCTTGAGGAATACCAAAACCTAACGGATTTACCTATCAAGCTCGAAGAGCTACACGCTGAGTGTCATTCCGGGAAATTAGACTGGGATCAAGACCTAGGATTAGAAGAATTATCTGAGCCCAGTGAAGGTTGGTACGTATGGCGTCAACACCAAGGTGTAATAGACAGACGTCCTGCAGGCTTCATTCCCCAAGTGTGGAGTATATTCAAGCATACAACTGGCCTAGTTATCGGTAACAAGATGGACAAACGCAATCGCGTTGCCAGTGACATGGTGCTTAGTGATATGACTCAGGGCGAAGCGGCTTTTGCACTACTCATTGAACAAATGTTGAATAACATTCAAGCGCCTGAGTATCGCCAACTCACGGTTGAGACCTTAAGCGCTTTAGGTAGTTTTTTCGAGCAAAACCCCAGCTTGCAAATCGAAGAGGCCTTGACCATAGACGTTACAATTGGTCACGCTGTGCACCTTGCCTATAGTGATCTGCACCCTGAACGCATGGACAATTACACCGAGTTTAAAGGCCAAGCATGGGATAGCTTTTATCATCGTTCGCCAATGGAAACGACCTTCTTTATCGTCTCTGCCCTTCGCAAGTTATTAACCGTTCGCTTGGCGAAAGACAACATCAACCCAGAATTGTTAACAGAGTCACACGCACCAGAGAGCAGCCCTGAGCAAGTGATTAAATAG
- a CDS encoding LysE family translocator has translation MPDFAILAVFIPTFFLVSITPGMCMTLAMTLGMSLGVRRTLWMMAGEVIGVALVAIAAVVGVASVMLNYPSVFQVFKWVGGAYLAYLGIKMFLAHEQVTTGENISATSRGKLASQGFITAIANPKGWAFMISLLPPFISVTKSLSGQLSVLVGLIMLSEFLCMLIYAIGGKSLRLFLNRGNNIRWMNRIAGILLVGVGGWLAFIPT, from the coding sequence ATGCCTGATTTCGCCATTTTAGCGGTATTTATTCCGACCTTTTTCCTTGTTTCCATCACCCCTGGTATGTGCATGACGTTAGCCATGACCCTTGGCATGAGCTTAGGCGTGCGTCGAACCTTGTGGATGATGGCCGGTGAAGTTATCGGTGTAGCGCTGGTTGCCATAGCCGCTGTGGTGGGGGTTGCCAGTGTTATGCTCAACTATCCTAGCGTATTCCAAGTGTTTAAGTGGGTCGGTGGTGCTTATTTAGCGTATTTAGGCATAAAAATGTTTCTCGCCCACGAACAGGTTACAACAGGCGAAAATATCAGTGCCACCTCCCGAGGCAAGCTCGCCTCACAGGGCTTTATTACTGCTATTGCCAACCCAAAAGGTTGGGCCTTTATGATTAGCCTGCTGCCACCCTTTATCAGCGTGACCAAGTCTCTGTCTGGTCAACTGAGTGTGCTAGTTGGCTTGATTATGCTCAGCGAATTCCTGTGTATGTTGATCTATGCCATTGGGGGCAAAAGCTTGCGACTATTTTTAAATCGCGGCAATAACATACGCTGGATGAACCGCATCGCAGGTATTTTATTGGTTGGCGTTGGCGGGTGGTTAGCGTTTATTCCTACTTAG
- a CDS encoding DUF1643 domain-containing protein codes for MGYQLGECDIEQSYRYMLKVSIDNDSSKVLLVIQCNPSIARSNVSDPTVGKVAYWADENGFGEVVYLNLFAIISPQTSVLKAKSYKEIVGLRNDSVLREQLNRRGSVVVLGWGRDIPISDDYYQRRIREVKMLLESYGHKAHHVGALSSGTHPRHGRMWNRGNRDLRVLNWADIGA; via the coding sequence GTGGGATATCAACTTGGTGAGTGCGATATTGAACAGTCTTATCGCTATATGCTAAAAGTATCGATCGATAATGATTCAAGTAAAGTTTTGCTGGTAATTCAATGTAATCCGAGTATCGCAAGAAGTAATGTTTCTGATCCGACTGTAGGGAAGGTTGCGTATTGGGCTGATGAAAATGGCTTCGGGGAAGTCGTTTACCTGAACCTATTTGCAATAATTTCACCTCAAACTTCAGTGCTTAAAGCAAAGTCTTATAAAGAAATTGTTGGCCTTAGAAATGATTCTGTACTCAGAGAACAACTTAATCGCAGAGGTAGTGTTGTCGTTCTTGGCTGGGGACGTGATATTCCAATCTCAGACGATTATTATCAGCGTAGGATCCGAGAGGTTAAGATGCTATTAGAGTCATATGGTCATAAAGCCCACCATGTTGGTGCTCTTTCTTCCGGAACACACCCTCGGCATGGGCGCATGTGGAACAGAGGAAATAGAGATTTACGGGTACTCAATTGGGCAGATATCGGTGCCTAA
- a CDS encoding ferredoxin--NADP reductase, with translation MRNVIKECVTFVHHWNETLFSFKTTRQKSFTFESGQFVMIGLELAGKPLMRAYSIASANYADELEFFSIKVPDGALTSQLQKIQAGDEVMLTTRATGTLVPGYLQPGKNLYLLSTGTGLAPFMSIIQDPNIYEQYDKIVLVHGVRWASELAYQQEIEVSLPNNPFFGDLVQDKLLYYPTVTREPYEYNSLKTDNGLCHHEGRITDLLLSNKLTNDLHLADIDPENDRFMLCGNDAMLKDLAGILDAKGFMKANSRSQGHYVIEQAFIEK, from the coding sequence ATGCGTAATGTGATTAAAGAGTGTGTGACTTTTGTTCACCACTGGAATGAAACATTGTTTAGTTTTAAAACGACTCGACAAAAATCTTTCACCTTCGAAAGTGGTCAATTCGTGATGATTGGTCTTGAGCTTGCCGGTAAACCACTGATGCGTGCATACAGTATCGCCAGCGCAAACTACGCTGATGAGCTTGAGTTTTTTAGCATCAAAGTACCCGATGGTGCGCTTACGTCACAGTTGCAGAAAATTCAGGCGGGTGATGAAGTGATGCTCACTACTCGCGCAACGGGGACCTTGGTACCTGGTTACTTACAGCCAGGTAAAAACCTGTATTTATTGAGCACAGGTACGGGCTTAGCACCGTTTATGAGCATTATTCAAGACCCCAATATTTATGAGCAATACGACAAGATCGTTCTGGTTCATGGCGTGCGTTGGGCGTCAGAGTTAGCGTATCAACAAGAAATCGAAGTGTCATTGCCGAACAATCCGTTTTTTGGTGATCTTGTGCAAGACAAACTACTTTATTACCCTACCGTGACTCGGGAGCCATATGAATATAACAGCTTAAAGACTGACAATGGCTTATGCCACCATGAAGGGCGTATCACAGATTTACTGTTGTCGAATAAACTGACAAACGATCTGCATTTAGCGGATATCGACCCAGAAAATGACCGTTTCATGCTATGTGGTAATGATGCTATGTTGAAAGATTTAGCTGGTATCTTAGATGCTAAAGGCTTTATGAAAGCCAACTCACGCTCACAAGGGCATTATGTTATCGAACAGGCGTTTATCGAAAAATAA